Proteins encoded in a region of the Saccharothrix ecbatanensis genome:
- a CDS encoding cytochrome P450 → MSLAFRQEAPGPKGYPVVGTGPDLVRDLVGTFTAAWREHGDLVQFKLPGKRKMFLIVHPDHIKHVLEDRQPNYPKDPLSVGKFEPFVGQGMFTSNGEFHFRQRRMAQPAFKGSRISAFGPAMVQSTADLIESWRPLAERRETIDITPEMMRLALTIVMRTLFSTDVSARAGEIAQAVRTCNAYTNTRLQRFVELPEAWPSKARKEFLVARALLDKFVYGLIADRRRSREQHDDLLSRFLNAKDEGSGAGMTDKQLRDEVVTIFLGGYETTALSLVWAFSLTSRYPSVEQRIRAEVAEVCGDREPLASDLPKLKYLRQVFAEVLRLYPSVWTLSRTPLEDDVIGGYHIPKGSQVFISPYLMHRHPEFWTNPEGFDPGRFVTSATGGAPLYAYIPFSRGPRLCPGSSVAVLEAPLVIARMFQDYRLTLAPGHVCEPTSNVFLYPRGGMPMRIERADAVAGVR, encoded by the coding sequence ATGAGCTTGGCGTTTCGTCAGGAAGCACCGGGGCCCAAGGGTTACCCGGTGGTGGGCACCGGGCCGGACCTGGTCCGGGACCTGGTCGGCACCTTCACCGCGGCCTGGCGCGAGCACGGCGACTTGGTGCAGTTCAAGCTGCCGGGCAAGCGCAAGATGTTCCTGATCGTGCACCCCGACCACATCAAGCACGTGCTGGAGGACCGGCAGCCGAACTACCCCAAGGACCCGTTGTCGGTGGGCAAGTTCGAGCCCTTCGTCGGCCAGGGCATGTTCACGTCGAACGGCGAGTTCCACTTCCGCCAGCGGCGGATGGCCCAGCCCGCGTTCAAGGGGTCCCGGATCTCCGCCTTCGGGCCGGCCATGGTGCAGTCCACCGCGGACCTGATCGAGAGCTGGCGGCCACTGGCCGAGCGGCGCGAGACCATCGACATCACTCCGGAGATGATGCGACTCGCGCTGACCATCGTGATGCGAACCCTGTTCAGCACCGACGTAAGCGCGCGAGCGGGCGAGATCGCCCAGGCGGTCCGCACCTGCAACGCGTACACCAACACCAGGTTGCAGCGGTTCGTGGAGCTGCCCGAAGCGTGGCCGTCCAAGGCGCGCAAGGAGTTCCTCGTCGCGCGGGCGCTGCTGGACAAGTTCGTCTACGGCCTGATCGCCGACCGCAGGCGCAGCCGCGAGCAGCACGACGACCTGCTGTCGAGGTTCTTGAACGCCAAGGACGAGGGCAGCGGCGCGGGGATGACCGACAAGCAGTTGCGCGACGAGGTGGTGACGATCTTCCTCGGCGGTTACGAGACCACCGCGCTGTCCCTGGTCTGGGCGTTCTCGCTGACCTCGCGCTACCCGTCGGTGGAGCAGCGGATCAGGGCGGAGGTCGCCGAGGTGTGCGGTGACCGCGAGCCGTTGGCGTCGGACCTGCCGAAGCTGAAGTACCTGCGCCAGGTGTTCGCCGAGGTGCTGCGGCTCTACCCGTCGGTGTGGACGCTCTCGCGCACGCCGCTGGAGGACGACGTCATCGGCGGCTACCACATCCCGAAGGGCTCGCAGGTGTTCATCAGCCCGTACCTGATGCACCGGCACCCCGAGTTCTGGACCAACCCGGAGGGCTTCGACCCGGGCCGGTTCGTCACCAGCGCCACCGGCGGCGCGCCGCTGTACGCCTACATCCCGTTCTCACGGGGACCGCGGCTGTGTCCGGGCTCATCGGTCGCGGTGCTGGAGGCGCCCCTGGTGATCGCCCGGATGTTCCAGGACTACCGGCTGACCCTGGCGCCGGGGCACGTGTGCGAGCCGACCTCCAACGTCTTCCTCTACCCGCGCGGTGGCATGCCGATGCGGATCGAGCGTGCGGACGCGGTGGCGGGTGTGCGATGA